One Bacteriovorax sp. PP10 DNA window includes the following coding sequences:
- a CDS encoding C45 family peptidase has translation MKNILFSLLLIVCSLGIFANYLGTAIPLDIKDGSGPPAIFIERTANSHRHIILQGASYHRGLEFGKYTSDVLRMQETLMVSKLDQFIGNSFVQKIFFSTLMLWFHDVDKHIDRDSLEEMQGISKYAPDEFQRLTTNYTRQIAYHGLHEVGQMFVDEDRVDMGCFVSAIQSEQNKWVIGRNFDFDIDGIFDREKVMKWVYPQEGYAYLSVVWPGMVGVVSGINDQGIYASINAAGSDDFSRVGTPTTIVVKNVLLKARTLEEAILIFQNAKTFIAEIFVIGDRKTNRVAIIEKSPARMNVKILTKSEVTANHLESEIWAKDTINAKRKTELTSDLRKKRGLELITENTYKDPISKTVQILRDRSLFDGRQTHLGNRGAIDSMIASQSLIYDMEKNILFVNLGPGTIGKYLGYDLTASFEKKYPVVVKELSADSMTTAEYISWQDSMMKVIEGKRHLAKNECRQTGEILNLLTKKSFVHYDKSRLAGDYSMKCLDNSAQAKIYWKEALAFYPPYEKQRRYLEEKLK, from the coding sequence ATGAAAAATATTTTATTTTCTCTTCTTTTAATTGTGTGTTCACTTGGAATTTTTGCCAATTACTTAGGAACGGCCATTCCTCTTGATATCAAAGATGGAAGTGGACCTCCTGCGATCTTTATTGAAAGAACAGCAAACTCTCACCGCCATATCATTTTGCAAGGGGCCAGTTACCATCGTGGACTAGAGTTTGGAAAATACACCTCTGATGTTTTAAGAATGCAAGAGACGTTGATGGTTTCAAAATTAGACCAATTTATTGGAAATAGTTTTGTTCAAAAAATATTCTTTAGTACATTGATGTTATGGTTTCACGATGTCGACAAACATATCGACCGCGATTCACTGGAAGAAATGCAGGGGATTTCCAAGTATGCTCCAGATGAATTCCAAAGACTCACGACTAATTACACCAGACAAATTGCTTATCATGGGCTTCATGAAGTCGGGCAAATGTTTGTCGATGAAGACCGCGTAGATATGGGATGTTTTGTCAGTGCAATTCAATCTGAACAAAACAAATGGGTGATTGGACGCAATTTTGATTTTGATATCGATGGAATCTTTGATCGCGAGAAAGTGATGAAATGGGTTTACCCACAAGAGGGTTACGCTTACTTGTCTGTTGTCTGGCCGGGAATGGTAGGTGTTGTTTCAGGTATCAATGATCAAGGGATCTATGCTTCGATAAATGCTGCTGGATCAGATGATTTTTCAAGAGTAGGAACGCCGACAACAATTGTTGTAAAAAACGTCCTTTTAAAAGCTCGCACACTGGAAGAAGCGATTCTTATTTTTCAAAATGCTAAAACATTTATCGCTGAAATTTTTGTGATCGGAGATCGAAAAACAAATCGAGTGGCCATTATCGAGAAGTCTCCAGCTAGAATGAATGTAAAGATCCTGACGAAATCTGAAGTCACGGCCAATCACTTAGAAAGTGAAATCTGGGCCAAGGATACGATCAATGCTAAAAGAAAAACGGAGCTCACATCTGATTTAAGAAAAAAACGAGGGTTAGAGCTGATCACTGAAAATACTTATAAAGATCCCATCAGCAAGACGGTTCAAATCCTAAGAGACAGATCTCTCTTTGATGGACGCCAAACTCACCTTGGAAATCGTGGGGCGATAGATTCCATGATTGCTTCTCAAAGTCTTATCTACGATATGGAAAAGAACATTCTGTTTGTTAACCTGGGGCCAGGAACAATCGGCAAGTATTTAGGTTATGACTTAACCGCAAGTTTTGAAAAAAAATACCCAGTCGTCGTGAAAGAGCTTTCAGCTGATTCGATGACGACAGCTGAATATATAAGCTGGCAGGATTCAATGATGAAAGTCATTGAAGGAAAAAGACATCTGGCAAAAAACGAATGCCGCCAAACGGGGGAGATCTTAAACCTGTTAACAAAAAAGAGTTTTGTTCATTATGATAAAAGTCGCCTGGCAGGGGACTATTCTATGAAATGCTTAGATAACAGCGCCCAGGCCAAAATTTATTGGAAAGAGGCCCTGGCCTTTTATCCTCCCTATGAAAAACAAAGACGATACCTAGAGGAAAAACTGAAATGA